The following nucleotide sequence is from Trifolium pratense cultivar HEN17-A07 linkage group LG2, ARS_RC_1.1, whole genome shotgun sequence.
ATTAAGTAACAAtacatttatattaaaatactaGCTTGTCCTTCATCAAATGCATTGAACTTCTATGCATTTTGTTGAATATAGTCATCAACCTCAATGAAGTTCTTGACTGCAAAATCTTTGACAATAGTTGGATCAGGAATATCATGCTTGACTTTAGTAAATTCAGCAGTCCATTTCACCTCAGTCCCTTCTCCAACAGGTATTACAGCAACGTGTGCCTGAAACTTACTGAAGTACTGGAGGAGATCCCCTTCAATTATAGAATAGGTTAGTGTCTTCTTTTCATCATCAATAGCATCAGTCCTTTGTGTCGATGATTTCGCAAGTAGTGAACCTACACCAACAAATCACCAAAGATAAGAACATATAAAAATGTACAATTGATTTTCAATTAAGTGGCCAATCGGAAATGAACTAGGATTGGCTACAGTAGTCATTTACCGTAGTTTGACGTTATATAAAATCTCGACCGTTGATTTGAGATTGGATGATTCCAATTacacagtaaaaaaaattagggttaaatatgtttttggttcctatagtttcacagaattttcgttttagtccttgaagtttgttttcacactttttagtccctgaagtttcttcactcaaggttttTAATccctacttttaatcaaactattgtatactttcacatttttgaatgatcttttatatttatgtttataatattataagaacatctccgataaaaatttaggtttttttaacataagatgaattatttatgaatttttacgtgcaaaaaactaaaaaattcatttcttgttaaaaaaaattaaacttttgtaacagagattcatataatatacTAAACATGAGTATGAGTTGTATTGCGTCCAACTATTACAACAggaaattcaaatcaatttgcGTCCAGTTTATAAGTGTGTAATAATATGAATCGTCTGATTTTCAATTAATGGCTGAGATGTAAAACAACATGTGTAACATGGGTGTTGCCGTGCTCTTTTTAGAACAGACAATCTAGGTCAATATATAAAACAAGAGTAAAAAATAGGCCAAATTACAAAGTATATAATGTAAGGGTAAAacacaaagaaaaataaaataacattttagtTTATACCGAAAAAGCCCTTCATtatacaaaaagaaaatatcaaaattttacCTTCAGCATAAGTGAAGTGGCGGATAGAACCAGCAGATCTACCATCACCAGAAAGGACTTCAATGCTTTTGTAGTCATGTGGGAAGGCCTTAGGGAAAATAGTTGTAGTATCGCTTATGATATTCCAGTACTTGTCAGCATTAGACTTGAGTTCAATGTCTACCTCTAGCTTACCACGAAGAGCAGCCATGATTCAACTATattgatatgatatgatatgatatgagaATGTGATGATGAGATATATAATATGATCACATGCATGCATATTATATAGAAACAATATACTTGCATTATTTAGGACTGGTCATAAATTCATTAGTTACCAGTACAGCTACCACTTTGAGGGAAATTGATTTTCTGCCGTAAATGTGTGACGTAGTTAGAGCTGTGGACCGTCCGATCTGAATCAACAGATAAAATCGTTTAACTGTGTATTTAATTTCAACGGTCCTATCTAAATTTAATTGTTGAGAATGATAAATAATGTGGTAAACTGCAAAAACAGTGAATCTTGAGgttgtgtttaaaaaaaatagtggatatagataataaattagtttattgcGGATTAATTTGTAGCAAAtagtaatttataatttattgtttgaattgaatttatatacactgtcgttgtaaatttattttaaacatgcatctaataatatattgacacatCATGTAATGTATTCTAAAAcatatgatgtgtcacattcattaaatgatgttgcAACACATTATTAAaagcatgtgtaaaataattttacactgacagtacacaataattaaatttttattgtttatagtaTATAAAGTAACTAATTGAACTTATTacttaaatcattttttaaaggAAATTTATTACTTAAATCATTTAACTATAAATTTATATAGAAAACATTTAGAAATTTTAAATGTTATGACTTGTTAACCCAACTCACTCACCACCGAATTAAGTCGGTTCGAATTTGACACAAAATATACAGATTTTTCACAAAATCCAATCCAATTAACTTTAACCACCATATACCTAAATCATAACTAAAACATTTTTTACTAGATTTCAATTAGACAAATTAAAAATGTTCCAAATAACCTCTTTATGAACATCTACCTATGCTGGAGCTATAAGAATTATCACTTGATAAACCCTATGAACAGTATACCCTGAATCGGGATCAGCATGTCACTTCCAATAATACCACATCaacctataaaaaaaagtgatccAAGACAATCCACAAATAATTCCTCCTCCCAAATGAAAAGGTGTGCCAATGTTTtctaaaagaaatgaaaaaaagttCAACGAATAAAAAACATAgaaagaaaatatgaagaacatcATTTAAAAAACGTTTTAAAAATGATATGGTGGAATTCACTTCATCTTGGGGCCTACTATATGCTGTTAAAATTGGCCACTCTTTATTTATCCTCCAATATTAATATACGGAGCGATTTAATGAGTTGGGACCCTGTGTTAAATAAAGCAACCATTGAGTAGATGCAcgttctctttatttttttttgttttgggtttTGAGTAcccatttttcttatattaatatATCTTTGCCtatcagaaagaaaaaaaaaatagttttcttaTTGTATAGGATGTACCTTTTGGTATAAATCACTATAAAATAAAGAGATGATTTGGATCCTCTTCAaaaaatttttttatgttatctCTCTTCTTTTAATCTAAGAATTTGgatatcttcaatttttttctctcatgttAATAATGTTGTTGTAGTAATCTTagtcattcattttttttaactcttcTTAAATATTTATTTGCTCTTTATAATTTCTCAACCATTTAAAAATAATCCAAATATTAGATTATAAAAGAGAGATAACAtgaaaaattggagaggatccagATCTGTGAAAATTATCAACCTAGCTACCTACTCATGAAATCAGTAGCACGAACCTGAATTAAATTAGTTATGACTTGCCAGCGTCGTTGGTGATATTATCAAATTATCAATAGGGCCACATAAATCAAAATTAGATATTTGGAAGGGAACAGTAATAATTGAGAAGGtgcatttataaaaaaattattgagaaGGTGCAATAAAGAAACATACCACCAAaccttgtaccaaaaaattacTATAGGTACTATTTGTACtatttacattttaaaattactaaaattaCTATACGTTCTTCTATTTTTAAGGGACACAATTTCGATGATATTTatatgtaggtttttttttttaagtatcctTAAAAACCTGTGGATAGTTTATCTAAcaataaatgaaaattattaGTCACATAAGTAAATTTGTAAGTAAAGTAAAAGTTGATTTGTAGCTAGGTACTACATAAAATCTATAACATAACTTATTCGCATTAGTTATTAGgtaaatattttcaattttttaatttacttttttcaaATGTTATTCATAATTTGTCAGAATAATATAATGTTGATTTTTAAGAGTTTTAAGTTAAATGAAAACTTGTACTCAGAAATAGATCtatgtttatatttaaatataaaaagttgttggtttatatatttttgaggGAAATTTTAAGGTGTTCCAAGCCATTGGAGTTAGATTAAT
It contains:
- the LOC123906755 gene encoding MLP-like protein 423, whose protein sequence is MAALRGKLEVDIELKSNADKYWNIISDTTTIFPKAFPHDYKSIEVLSGDGRSAGSIRHFTYAEGSLLAKSSTQRTDAIDDEKKTLTYSIIEGDLLQYFSKFQAHVAVIPVGEGTEVKWTAEFTKVKHDIPDPTIVKDFAVKNFIEVDDYIQQNA